From one Leguminivora glycinivorella isolate SPB_JAAS2020 chromosome 5, LegGlyc_1.1, whole genome shotgun sequence genomic stretch:
- the LOC125226265 gene encoding nuclear transcription factor Y subunit B-3-like, which produces MESDELGNELVRLDGGFLVDEETYVVNSDDVLDQEENNSDSCMGKHAPLREQDRFLPIANIAKIMKRAIPENGKIAKDARECVQECISEFISFVTSEASDRCQVEKRKTINGEDVLFAMNTLGFDNYVEPLKLYLKKYREIVLSPVTIQKINKTIVLYEDGIPDQAENDNESQTETTVIYTSYPKGMDEFTLG; this is translated from the exons ATGGAAAGCGACGAACTCGGTAATGAGCTCGTCCGATTAGATGGAGGCTTCTTGGTCGACGAGGAGACTTATGTTGTTAATTCCGACGATGTACTCG ATCAAGAAGAGAATAATTCAGACTCTTGCATGGGCAAGCATGCACCACTTAGGGAGCAGGACAGGTTTTTACCCATAGCCAACATTGCAAAGATTATGAAAAGAGCCATACCTGAAAACGGAAAG aTTGCTAAAGATGCCCGGGAATGTGTCCAAGAATGCATCTCAGAGTTTATTTCGTTTGTCACGAGTGAAGCAAGTGACCGTTGCCAGGTGGAGAAGAGAAAGACCATCAACGGAGAGGATGTCCTGTTTGCTATGAACACGCTGGGTTTTGACAACTATGTTGAGCCGCTGAAGTTATATTTGAAGAAATATAGAGAAATTGTTCTTTCTCCA gtAACAATACAGAAAATTAACAAAACCATAGTACTGTATGAAG atgGAATACCGGACCAAGCAGAGAATGACAATGAGTCACAGACTGAGACAACAGTGATATACACATCATATCCCAAAGGAATGGACGAGTTCACACTCGGATGA